GACCAGTTTGCCGCTATGAATATCAATGACGAAGGCCTCATTTGCATTATTTGCTTCTTTACGTGCGAATAATCGTCCATCGGCAATGTTCAGATCGTAGACGGATACGATATTGTCGAATCCTTCAGGGAGCAGGTCTCGTTTTGAGCCTGTTGCCAGATCATATTCTAACAGTCGCGGAACGTTGCCTACTCCCGCATAGATCTTATGCGACTCTTCGTCGTACACTGTAACCCGCGTCCAGCGTTCGCCACTAGTATTTTTAGACATCGTCCCATAGTTGGTAAACTTATTTGTTGCTGAATCATAGGAGTACAGGCTAGCGGTTGGATAAGTGCTACCATACATAATTCCATTCTTGCCGGCCGCCATAGGGTATAATACGGCATCCTTAGTGTCCAAAGGGTGGCCTAAATTGATAAGTTGATCTGTCGAAGGAATATACCGGTACAGTAGACCTAAATTATAGGCGCCCATATAGACGGATCCGTCATTAGACATCGTAACCGCCCACGCACCAGAGGTGTCCGGCATGGGAAGACTCTTAATCACTTGTTCAGTCTTAATATCAATGATCGTAAAAATGGAAGGCGCACCTGCCACAACGGTATAGATCACTTGCCGATTATTTTGATCCAGGCCAATAGCGCCACGCATTAAGGTAGCTTTACGTATTTGGGGACCAAGATTCTCACCTACAAGAGTGATGGAGTCTTTCGGTTGTGATGGTTCAGAAGCGTGATTCCCGCGAAGCAGTTCTACGTCATCTATGAAATAGGAATAATTCTTAGTATTACTTCCTGCGAATAAGATAGCTGCAAACTGTGCGCCCTCAGGAACGACGGTTGTTACATACTGACTGAACCAAGTGTCTGTAGGAGAAGAAGCAATCTTCCAATCTTGCTTACCTATATAAGCGCGATTTGCATTGAAATAGCGTACATACATATCAGAAGTGCCATTCTCAATAAAAGTACGAGCAATAGCCGTATAGGTTGCTCCTGCCTCAACAGGGATAAGGTCACTAATGACATTTATAAATTGACCGGGGGTGTCTGTAATGTGAAGACTTCTCTCACCGCTATTCTTGCGAGCAGTAGATATTTCGAATGAATTTGCATCACCAGGTTTAGTCTTGCTCCAACCAGGAATCAAGCCTCCACTTACAGGCTGTTCCATGTTGCCGTTTGTTATTTGCTTCACTATATTTACCTCATCAATATAGAATTTGAAGGAATTTCTCGATCCCGTAATTAGAGAAACTTTCAGTTTTACTCCTCCGGGCTGGACAGTGAATGCTTGGTCATGGTACTTCCATGCTTCATGTCCTGAAGTGGCATCCAGATATGCATGGTAATTGTTCCCTTCAGCACTCTTAACGATCTTGCCATCCTTATCAAGTACATAGACGTACAATCCTTGCATAGATCCTTGCTCCAGGTATACTTGAGCAGATAATATGTAGGTCGCATTTGCTTCAACGTCGATTGGTTCAGATTCTATGTGGATAGCGCTTTGCCCCTGATCCTTGACTAGTTCCGCTTTTAAGCTATAGTCTCCGATAAATGCTTGGTCTGTGCTGACTCTTGGTGTACCCGATTTGATAGTCCAGTTAGGGATGATGCCGTTAACAGTGCCTTGTTCAAAACTTCCATTAGCAATGTTATAGACAGGGGGGAGAGAGGCTAAGTCGAGCCCTGGATGAGTATCAGGATTTTCAACAGCAGAATACACAGAGTTCGTTACTGTGGAAACTTCGGCGTGCGCGTGGGCAATCAGAACATCAGGATGAGTAAGCGCTATCAAAATACAACAAAGGGAAATAATACAAGCTGTTCTTCGGAATCTCGATAACATGAACATACCTCCTTATAATCGCGACAAATTTTAATACGTGTATATTACATGTATATATAATACTCAACTACTCGTCAAGATAGAATTCCCAAGATAGAAAAAGGGGGGGGAGCAGTACTAAATCTGCCTAGCCCCCCTTTCTTTCTAGAACAACTTACCTTGTGTATAGAGAATCGTTGAGATCCTCTTAATCGCATGATCATAACAAGTTTGTCTAAGTGATTTATTCGCTCCAAAATAGAGTGGATAAATGGTTCTCATTGTCTTCTCCATCTTAGTTAGAAGCTGCTCAAATACCTCTGATTCGCTGTAGTATTGCGTCTCACGACCTTGCAGCCATTCAAAGTAAGAAACAATAACTCCACCAGCGTTAGCCAAAATATCAGGAAGGATAAGTGTGCCTTTAGCAGCTAATATTTCATCAGCTTCACCTGTGATGGGTGCATTAGCTCCTTCAACAATGATTCGAGAACGGACTCGGTTCACATTGTCCATACGAATCTGATCTTCTAGTGCAGCTAATACGAGCACATCCACATTTAAATATAGAATTGCTTCTCGATCAAGAATCTCAGCCTGAACACCTGCCTCACGGATTTGTTCCAGAGAAGAGGGGAGATCACCTAGATTATTGGCTGTGTAATTGGTAAGTGCAGAGATGTCTATTCCAGCTGGATTATAGAGCGTAACATTACGGTCACTAACCGCGATAATTGTATTGTTCAAAAATTCACAATTATAAGCCTCAGTAGCCATCACGGATCCTACATTACCAAAACCCTGAACGGCCAAGGTTAACGGCCTATTCAAGCAGTTTAAGGCTGTTGCCGCTTGACTTTGAGAATGGGATAACTGTTGAAGGTTCTTATTCAGATAATCATGCAGCAAATATCGGAGTGTGAAATAAACTCCCTTGCCGGTAGCTTCTTTACGACCAAGAGAGCCGCCATTAAGTACGCTCTTTCCGGTGAAACTGCCCAAATAAGGCTTTCCGTATTGAATGCTTTTATATTCACTCATCATCCAGTCCATCTCACGTGCACTAGTTCCCACATCAGGAGCAGGAATATCTTTATCTGGACCCAAAATTTCGGCAAAATACTGCACGTATTTAGCACAGATCTGATGCAGCTCTTTTGTCGAGTACTGCCTAGGATCAATGGCAACCCCACCTTTTCCACCACCGAATGGAACCTCATGAAGAGCATTTTTTAAAGTCATTAGAGCAGAGAAGTTAACAACTTCTTCTTCATTTACTGATTCGTGAAAGCGAATACCGCCCTTGTAGGGACCAAGTGTATCATTATGCTGCATACGAAAGGCAGGGATACGTTCAATTTCTCCATTTTCTCGTGCGACTCTTAGATACGATTTATGGACATGATTTGGGGTTGATAAAATTGTAATAAGTGAGTTAACGGCTTTGGTTCTTGCCTCATCTTTGAGTTCAGGTATGAACTGGGGGTCGTCATGCAGGTCGAGTAAAGATTTTTCAATAACGTCTGTTGTTGTTTGTTTAGCCATAGCTTCGATCACCTCAATGATTAATTTGGGCCGTTTTAAAAAAGCACGGCAAAATGGAGACGCTATCAAATAACAGAAAAATTAAAAGATAGTAATCCTTCATCTGTATCTCATGAATAAAGATGACACCTCCACGTTCATGATAGCCTTGCTGTTTATATTTTAGATACCTGTATATTACATGTATACAACTTATTAATAAACCCGTCAACCATCAATTATAAATATTGTTCTAGATTCGAAAAATTTGGCAGTGCAATAAAAGATATTACGACAAATCTTAATTTAGCCATTGACAATAATTATTAGTTTGGATATTTTATAGACAGGTAATATACAGGTGTTCAAAAAGGGGGGACTTATATTGACCGAAGTTTTTAATCGAATGAAAAGAGAGCGCTTTATTTATTTATTGTTACTGCCAGGTCTTTTATATTTTATTATCTATCGATATCTTCCAATGGCTGGATTGATTATTTCCTTCCAGGATTATAATCCTTTCGTAGGAATTTGGAAAAGTGATTGGGTAGGATTCAAGCATTTTGCACGGATGTTTGAAGATGGCGAGGTCATCCAGGTTCTAATCAATACGCTGCAAATTTCAGTATTACAAATTTTCGTAGCGTTCCCCGTGTCTATTATTCTGGCGCTGATGCTCAATGCACTGCGTAACGAAACTTACAAGAAGCTGATCCAGTCAATGGTGTATTTACCACACTTCTTGTCTTGGGTCGTAGTTGTCGGGATCTTCGTCGTATTCATGCGTGGAGAGGGCTTGATTAATTCCATCTTGGCGCAATTCGGAATCTCCCAAATTCCATTTCTAACGGAGCCAGCACTCTTTAAACCGATAATTGTTCTTCAAACGATCTGGAAGGAATCAGGTTGGGGGACAATCATCTTCTTGGCTGCTCTATCAGGGGTTAACCCAGCTTTATATGAAGCAGCCGTCATAGATGGCGCCTCTAGATTCCGACAGTTATGGCATGTGACGCTGCCAGCTATTCGAGGTGTTATAGTCACTCTATTTATTCTGCGATTAGGCAGCGTTCTCGATACCGGGTTTGAACACATCTTCTTAATGCTAAATCCATTCAATATGGATTCCGGTAATGTGCTAGATACTTATGTCTACTATAAGGGGATTCAACAAGGAAATATTAGCTTTGCTACATCCGTGGGAATGTTCAAAGGAATCATCGGACTTATCCTCGTTGTAAGCGCTGACAAATTAGCGAAGCGGCTAGGTGAAGATGGGTTATATTAATTGGTTTGGAGATCAGGACCAGGAAGAAGGGAAATTTACCTATGGACACAAGATCATATGTGGAAAGAATATGGGACTGGTTTAACGTCATAGCCCTGGCGGTGATTGCAGGCTTGATGCTGCTCCCATTCATACATATCTTTGCGGTATCCTTCTCATCGTTGGAGGATGTGTTACGGAAAGATTTTATCCTATGGCCTACAAATTGGACGATAGATTCCTACAAGGTGATCTTCCTATCCAAGCAATTCATTGGCTCGCTGGGTGTTACGGTTACTATTACGGCAATAGGTACCCTTGTTAGTTTGATACTTACAGCATCCATGGCCTACGCTTTAACTCGCAATATATTGGGGCAACGGGTAATCCTGCTCATGGTTATCTTCACCATCCTTTTTAACGCCGGGATGATCCCCGTGTATCTGGTTGTTAAGTCGACGGGTCTTATAAATTCTTTATGGGCATTAGTTATTCCGGGAGCAATTAGCTCATTTAATCTGATAGTCATCAGGCAATTCTTTCTTAGTATTCCAAGTGAACTGAGTGAAGCCGCATTAATAGACGGTGCGAATGAAGTAAGAACATTCTGGTCGGTTATACTCCCTCTATCGAAGCCAGCTCTGGCTACATTTGCTTTGTTCTATGCCGTCGGTTACTGGAACAAGTATTTTGAAGGGATTCTATATTTGAATGATGCGAGGAAATGGCCCGTTCAAGTCGTCTTACGCCAAATGGTAATTATGAATGAGACGACATCTACAGTGGGCTCGGATGTAATGCTGCAATTAGAGAATCAGCCGCCTCCTGTGACGATACAGATGGCTGCGATTCTAGTAGCGACATTGCCTATTCTCGTTCTGTATCCATTCCTGCAAAAGCATTTTGCTAAGGGGGTGATGATCGGTTCAGTGAAGGGTTAATGTTAAGCATCGTCAGATAATGAATGCAAGGCTGCTTCACCATTAATTGTCGGAGGGGATCAATTAAATGAAGTTCAAAAAGCTGACCATGTTGGTAGTTATTCTACTATTAGTATTCATGACTGCATGTTCATCCAGCAAGGATAATAATGCGGCAACGAACAAGAACACATCAACAGCACCAGGACCAGATAAAGTGGAGGAAAAATATAAGATTACCGGTGCAACTTATATCTTCGGCAACCCACCTCCATCAGGGGGCCGTGGGCAACAGATGTTAAACGAGAAGTTTAACGTAGATTATTTCGCGGAGAAGATTCCTAGTGAGAACTTTGTAGAGAAAATCACGGCGATGGTCG
The window above is part of the Paenibacillus lutimineralis genome. Proteins encoded here:
- a CDS encoding carbohydrate binding domain-containing protein, with the translated sequence MLSRFRRTACIISLCCILIALTHPDVLIAHAHAEVSTVTNSVYSAVENPDTHPGLDLASLPPVYNIANGSFEQGTVNGIIPNWTIKSGTPRVSTDQAFIGDYSLKAELVKDQGQSAIHIESEPIDVEANATYILSAQVYLEQGSMQGLYVYVLDKDGKIVKSAEGNNYHAYLDATSGHEAWKYHDQAFTVQPGGVKLKVSLITGSRNSFKFYIDEVNIVKQITNGNMEQPVSGGLIPGWSKTKPGDANSFEISTARKNSGERSLHITDTPGQFINVISDLIPVEAGATYTAIARTFIENGTSDMYVRYFNANRAYIGKQDWKIASSPTDTWFSQYVTTVVPEGAQFAAILFAGSNTKNYSYFIDDVELLRGNHASEPSQPKDSITLVGENLGPQIRKATLMRGAIGLDQNNRQVIYTVVAGAPSIFTIIDIKTEQVIKSLPMPDTSGAWAVTMSNDGSVYMGAYNLGLLYRYIPSTDQLINLGHPLDTKDAVLYPMAAGKNGIMYGSTYPTASLYSYDSATNKFTNYGTMSKNTSGERWTRVTVYDEESHKIYAGVGNVPRLLEYDLATGSKRDLLPEGFDNIVSVYDLNIADGRLFARKEANNANEAFVIDIHSGKLVEVTNADTGEKSTTFINFSRGVSPVSPIANKVYYAAVGGELYEYDLDTNSYRTTGASIEGAAIAYGYVQLGEPGFPGYSLVGLSGNSGKMFKYNLETGAIKTTDVQVPAEPVNIHEIIKGPDGKIYTAGYLQGNLGVYTPSSGESIYYDGIGQGEGMTTIHNKLYLGLYPGASIYEYDLSKPWNRTNSNALNPIKLFGLGDINQDRPFGLAGAEDLNKLFVGTVPKNGMLGGSLTIYDIETGGTPETYVNLLPNQSILSLAYKDGLLYGGTSIYGGQGSTPTTTEAKLFIWDVNNKKKIFETVPVSGKQAITSLHIGPDGNIWGLSNGALFIFDTNSRQVIYNNNFFPSAAGRWIDGSMETGTDGNMYATVDGNFFKIDAATKEVTILATGVRKLAQDDFGSFYMFTNPETPNLYKYSIPDLLLKLIGVEVSLASSEMKVGDQTSLTVKGLLEQNRTTLDLDGAIIVYSSSEASVADIDNKGVITAKQAGTTHITATITLDGVTVSSEPIEVIVSN
- a CDS encoding Glu/Leu/Phe/Val family dehydrogenase, whose amino-acid sequence is MAKQTTTDVIEKSLLDLHDDPQFIPELKDEARTKAVNSLITILSTPNHVHKSYLRVARENGEIERIPAFRMQHNDTLGPYKGGIRFHESVNEEEVVNFSALMTLKNALHEVPFGGGKGGVAIDPRQYSTKELHQICAKYVQYFAEILGPDKDIPAPDVGTSAREMDWMMSEYKSIQYGKPYLGSFTGKSVLNGGSLGRKEATGKGVYFTLRYLLHDYLNKNLQQLSHSQSQAATALNCLNRPLTLAVQGFGNVGSVMATEAYNCEFLNNTIIAVSDRNVTLYNPAGIDISALTNYTANNLGDLPSSLEQIREAGVQAEILDREAILYLNVDVLVLAALEDQIRMDNVNRVRSRIIVEGANAPITGEADEILAAKGTLILPDILANAGGVIVSYFEWLQGRETQYYSESEVFEQLLTKMEKTMRTIYPLYFGANKSLRQTCYDHAIKRISTILYTQGKLF
- a CDS encoding ABC transporter permease; translated protein: MKRERFIYLLLLPGLLYFIIYRYLPMAGLIISFQDYNPFVGIWKSDWVGFKHFARMFEDGEVIQVLINTLQISVLQIFVAFPVSIILALMLNALRNETYKKLIQSMVYLPHFLSWVVVVGIFVVFMRGEGLINSILAQFGISQIPFLTEPALFKPIIVLQTIWKESGWGTIIFLAALSGVNPALYEAAVIDGASRFRQLWHVTLPAIRGVIVTLFILRLGSVLDTGFEHIFLMLNPFNMDSGNVLDTYVYYKGIQQGNISFATSVGMFKGIIGLILVVSADKLAKRLGEDGLY
- a CDS encoding carbohydrate ABC transporter permease, whose translation is MDTRSYVERIWDWFNVIALAVIAGLMLLPFIHIFAVSFSSLEDVLRKDFILWPTNWTIDSYKVIFLSKQFIGSLGVTVTITAIGTLVSLILTASMAYALTRNILGQRVILLMVIFTILFNAGMIPVYLVVKSTGLINSLWALVIPGAISSFNLIVIRQFFLSIPSELSEAALIDGANEVRTFWSVILPLSKPALATFALFYAVGYWNKYFEGILYLNDARKWPVQVVLRQMVIMNETTSTVGSDVMLQLENQPPPVTIQMAAILVATLPILVLYPFLQKHFAKGVMIGSVKG